Genomic window (Fundidesulfovibrio terrae):
ATCAAGCGCGAGCTGACCTTCCACGCCGACAAGTACGAGATCGACGAGGCCGTGACCCTGGTCTCCCAGACCGCGCAGGTCTCGCGCGTGGCCTTCACCCTGGCGGCGGGCAGCCTGACCGGCGGCGAAGCCAACTACAACCCCACCCGCGCCGCCTACATGGACAAGAGCCTGGAGGAGATCACCAGCCTCGACAAGATCAAGGACGGCAAGGTGGTCGACGCTGGCGGCAAGTGGGCCGCCGTGGAGAGCAACTACTTCATTTCCGCCCTGGTGCCCTCGGGCACGGCCGTGCTCAAGCTGCAGCACGTGGAGGACGTCACCCGCCTGGCCGCCGAAAAGGACGGCATCTCGCTTGCGGCCGGACAGCCCGTGAAGGTGGAGAACAGCTACTATCTGGGCCCCAAGGAGCGCGCCACCCTGGCCACCGCGCCCAACGACCTCAAGGCCGCCCTGAACTACGGCATGTTCCACATCCTGGCCGAGGCCTGCCTGTGGCTGCTGCACTTCCTCTACGGCTACGTGCACAACTACGGCGTCTCCATCATTCTCCTCACCGTGTTCATCAAGCTGTGCTTCTGGCCCCTGTCCCAGAAGAGCTACAAGTCCATGGAGAAGATGCGCAAGCTCCAGCCCATGATGGCCGCCATCCGCGAGAAGCACGGCGACGACCGCGAGAAGATGAACGCGGAACTCATGCAGCTCTACAAGACCTACAAGGTCAATCCGGCCGGTGGCTGCCTGCCCATCGTGGTGCAGATTCCCGTGTTCTTCGGCCTCTACCAGGCCCTGCTCAACTCCATCGAACTGCGCCACGCCTCGTTCATCACGCACCTGCCCTTCACCAACATGACCTGGCTGGCCGACCTCTCCGCTAAGGACCCCTACTACATCACGCCGCTCATCATGGGCGCGACCATGTTCCTGCAGCAGAAGATGTCCCCGCCCCCGGGCGACCCCACCCAGGCCAAGGTGATGCTGTTCATGCCGGTGATCTTCACCTTCATGTTCCTGAACTTCCCCTCGGGCCTGGTCGTCTACTGGCTGGTCAACAACGTGCTCTCCATCGCCCAGCAGGGTCTGCTCATGAAGGGAAGCGCGGTCCAGACCGCGAAGAAGGCCTAAGGAGCAGTCATGAGCGATTTCAACACGTTCACCGGCAAAACCGTGGACGACGCCATCAGCGAAGCCTG
Coding sequences:
- the yidC gene encoding membrane protein insertase YidC, which translates into the protein MENNKRVLLAIVLCLGVLIAWQYFFPKNALIQKAQPGQQQTQQADAQNAAKPTAKPDATMASAEPLAGTPITITTPLYTATLLNTGGVLQHFSLSKYKLSLDKDSPNMDLVSGQAASKAPMGLIVNGQATWRDAKWTTDAKDTSLEPGKSTTLTFTGTLGGLTIKRELTFHADKYEIDEAVTLVSQTAQVSRVAFTLAAGSLTGGEANYNPTRAAYMDKSLEEITSLDKIKDGKVVDAGGKWAAVESNYFISALVPSGTAVLKLQHVEDVTRLAAEKDGISLAAGQPVKVENSYYLGPKERATLATAPNDLKAALNYGMFHILAEACLWLLHFLYGYVHNYGVSIILLTVFIKLCFWPLSQKSYKSMEKMRKLQPMMAAIREKHGDDREKMNAELMQLYKTYKVNPAGGCLPIVVQIPVFFGLYQALLNSIELRHASFITHLPFTNMTWLADLSAKDPYYITPLIMGATMFLQQKMSPPPGDPTQAKVMLFMPVIFTFMFLNFPSGLVVYWLVNNVLSIAQQGLLMKGSAVQTAKKA